The following coding sequences lie in one Melopsittacus undulatus isolate bMelUnd1 chromosome 9, bMelUnd1.mat.Z, whole genome shotgun sequence genomic window:
- the OTUD7A gene encoding LOW QUALITY PROTEIN: OTU domain-containing protein 7A (The sequence of the model RefSeq protein was modified relative to this genomic sequence to represent the inferred CDS: substituted 1 base at 1 genomic stop codon), with protein MPSSXPVSPAAACPAAPLNDHMTLDMDAVLSDFVRSTGAEPGLARDLLEGKNWDLTAALNDYEQLRQVHTANLPQAFNEGRYHKQQEPEQPPQVTKAERPCLQRQDDIAQEKRLSRGISHASSAIVSLARSHVANECSNEQFPLEMPIYTFQLPDLSVYSEDFRSFIERDLIEQATMVALEQAGRLNWWSTVCTSCKRLLPLATTGDGNCLLHAASLGMWGFHDRDLVLRKALYTMMRSGAEREALKRRWRWQQTQQNKESGLVYTEEEWEREWNELLKLASSEPRTHFSKNGGTGGGVDNSEDPVYESLEEFHVFVLAHILRRPIVVVADTMLRDSGGEAFAPIPFGGIYLPLEVLPNRCHCSPLVLAYDQAHFSALVSMEQKDQQREQAVIPLTDSEHKLLPLHFAVDPGNDWEWGKDDNDNTRLANLILSLEAKLNLLHSYMNVTWIRIPSETRQAPLAQPESPTASAGEDVQSLADSMDSDRDSICSNSNGNNGKNSKEKEKDKQRKDKDKTRTDSVANKIGSLSKTLGIKLKKNMGGLGGLVHGKMSRANSGNGKNGDAVEKVKEKKSKSRKGSKEESGQSASTSPSEKTTPSPTDRASNSPIEKMNTKSFPDKQSDPWKYSTDVKLSLNILRAAMQGERKFIFAGLLLTSHRHQFHEEMIGYYLTSAQERFNAEQEQKRKDAEKKAALNGSSSRKLEAEAYSKEKSETSPQDRASPVLPQSHTTQLVLKFKDRTSPTPGSFSSPSNGAKKSGPIPVSAHYSHTPPVQRQSVIHLHDVNSKPSSFQDDTYKPVVGTLKTCATYPQQNRSLSSQSYSPARISGIRTVNTVESLSYAMPTEHKSQTYTNGFNTGDIRDCLEYADEDAPQTWLNNDKNQGRSTVCPIYSIQQNRCKKENCSFYGRPETENYCSYCYKEELKRRERENKGHRH; from the exons GCAAAAACTGGGACTTGACAGCAGCGTTGAATGACTATGAGCAGCTCCGGCAGGTACACACAGCCAACCTACCACAGGCGTTCAACGAGGGCAGATACCACaagcagcaggagccagagcAGCCTCCCCAGGTGACAAAGGCAGAGCGGCCCTGCCTGCAAAGGCAGGATGACATTGCTCAAG AAAAGCGTCTTTCCAGAGGTATTTCTCATGCCAGCTCAGCCATAGTCTCCCTTGCTCGATCACATGTAGCAAATGAGTGCAGCAACGAACAGTTTCCTTTGGAGATGCCCATCTACACATTCCAACTGCCAGACCTTAGCGTGTACAGTGAAGACTTCAGAAGCTTCATTGAGCGTGACTTAATTGAGCAGGCAACGATGGTTGCTTTGGAGCAAGCAG gACGATTGAATTGGTGGTCCACGGTGTGTACAAGCTGCAAACGTCTTCTTCCCTTAGCTACAACTGGTGATGGAAACTGCCTCTTGCATGCTGCGTCTTTAG GGATGTGGGGATTTCATGACCGGGACCTTGTTCTACGTAAAGCACTCTATACGATGATGAGAAGTGGAGCTGAAAGGGAAGCACTGAAAAGAAGATGGAGATGGCAACAGACACAGCAGAATAAGGAG TCAGGTTTGGTGTATACAGAAGAAGAATGGGAACGGGAGTGGAATGAGCTGCTTAAGCTGGCATCGAGTGAGCCTCGTACACATTTCAGCAAAAATGGAGGCACTGGTGGTGG AGTGGACAATTCAGAAGATCCAGTCTATGAGAGCTTAGAAGAGTTCCATGTTTTTGTCTTAGCCCATATTTTGAGAAGACCTATTGTTGTAGTAGCAGACACCATGTTACGAGACTCAGGGGGAGAAG cattTGCACCTATACCATTTGGAGGAATTTATTTGCCACTTGAAGTTCTACCTAACAGATGCCATTGCTCACCTCTTGTACTAGCCTATGATCAGGCCCATTTCTCTGCTCTTGTTTCCATGGAACAAAAAGATCAACAGAGAGAACAAG CGGTGATCCCCCTGACTGACTCTGAACACAAGTTGCTGCCTTTGCACTTTGCGGTCGATCCTGGGAACGACTGGGAGTGGGGAAAAGATGACAATGATAACACCAGACTGGCCAA TTTGATTCTGTCTCTTGAGGCAAAGCTTAATCTTCTGCACAGCTATATGAATGTAACATGGATACGCATACCATCTGAGACACGG CAGGCCCCTTTGGCTCAACCAGAATCCCCTACAGCTTCAGCTGGGGAAGATGTTCAGTCTCTGGCTGACTCAATGGACTCGGACCGAGATTCCATCTGTAGTAATTCCAATGGCAATAATGGcaaaaacagtaaagaaaaagaaaaggacaagCAGAGGAAAGataaagacaaaaccaggacagatTCAGTTGCCAATAAAATAGGAAGCCTCAGTAAAACCCTGGGaattaaattgaaaaagaaTATGGGTGGTCTTGGAGGCTTGGTGCATGGCAAAATGAGCAGAGCCAATTCAGGGAATGGAAAAAATGGCGATGCAGTAGAGAAAGTCAAAGAGAAGAAATCCAAGTCTCGAAAAGGGAGCAAAGAGGAGTCTGGACAGTCTGCAAGCACTTCTCCGTCTGAAAAGACCACTCCATCCCCGACCGACAGAGCAAGCAACTCACCCATCGAAAAGATGAACACTAAATCCTTCCCTGACAAGCAGTCGGACCCGTGGAAGTACAGCACTGATGTGAAACTCAGCCTCAATATTCTGAGAGCTGCCATGCAGGGGGAACGAAAGTTCATTTTTGCTGGCCTTCTTTTGACCAGTCACAGGCATCAGTTCCATGAGGAGATGATAGGCTACTACCTGACCAGTGCACAGGAGCGTTTCAATGCagaacaggaacagaaaagaaaggatgctGAGAAAAAAGCTGCACTGAATGGATCATCTAGTAGGAAACTGGAGGCAGAAGcatattcaaaagaaaaatcagaaacatcTCCTCAGGATAGGGCATCACCCGTCTTGCCTCAAAGCCATACAACTCAGCtggttttaaaatttaaagacCGCACTAGCCCCACTCCTGGGTCATTTTCTTCACCAAGTAACGGTGCTAAGAAAAGTGGACCCATTCCGGTATCTGCCCACTATAGCCATACGCCACCTGTCCAAAGGCAAAGTGTCATCCATTTGCATGATGTCAACTCCAAGCCATCGAGCTTCCAAGATGATACGTACAAGCCAGTAGTTGGCACCTTAAAGACCTGTGCCACCTATCCCCAACAGAACAGATCACTGTCTTCTCAGAGCTATAGCCCAGCCCGGATATCTGGTATCCGCACAGTGAACACGGTGGAATCACTGAGCTATGCTATGCCTACTGAACACAAGTCTCAGACATACACAAATGGGTTCAATACTGGTGATATTAGAGACTGCTTAGAATATGCTGATGAGGATGCTCCACAGACCTGGTTGAACAATGATAAAAATCAAGGCAGAAGCACAGTTTGCCCAATATATTCCATCCAGCAGAACCGCTGTAAGAAGGAGAACTGTTCCTTCTATGGTCGTCCTGAGACTGAAAATTACTGTTCATACTGCTACAAAGAGGAGTTAAAGCgcagggagagggaaaacaagGGACACAGGCATTGA